A stretch of Lathyrus oleraceus cultivar Zhongwan6 chromosome 6, CAAS_Psat_ZW6_1.0, whole genome shotgun sequence DNA encodes these proteins:
- the LOC127091354 gene encoding BRCT domain-containing protein At4g02110, with protein sequence MLETNHSPRVFRGVRFTLFGFDPLTESKIRFKLVNGGGIDAGKNTGNCTHVIVHNLVYDDPVCVAARDDGKTLVTALWVEHSADIGMAVDVTSVMYKPLKDLNGIPGAKDLFVCLTGYIHQDREDIMTMVGLMGAGFSKPLVANKVTHLVCYKFEGEKYVLAKRMGTIKLVNHRWLEDCLKDWVLLPEDKYNKSGFELEIMVEEAKDSEDEAEDSKLGQLGGRNISKSPPGSKFGTAVTHGLSKTLREEASNAIPDSTGPQVLPNVNNVEDPSTITRNKNNSDQDADLNNVSDLKAHGFQDIGITGNTSSSAQQPNLRDDTLETEKLSHTRSTSTNADGLAHSDEKLGAASYSRKNQKGFTFSRVSDEYEGREGNNLETPSTKVEKACEGIKSACVEGSGKESAVIQEGNGNNLLPRKRTNEAAASTKLKSRKITGNAKLSIERTPLKNGKSQGLKVPSVVDEPPMSDGFLSVGKDGINNSNTCLLAKSAASASNSVAINKPISGNAELAQCNNAYLSSAQKAVQSLSKSKTSGDPDITGFGMGQGDNKAEEHNITTNLDFSSPGKKSKSEGFAGLDDWDLSNEENDKLVRKSPCKKSTVKRTLGSRPRKGVTAKLKSSVCLNKTMHQDEGGSSSSGSKEIATAGAKKRQASPPILDVNKLMEQKAVSEYAEDNGGRTDILDDETEAPDDKCESELGMAPEEELVHLSKKLDTSTEEKLEAVEPDKKCEVMPPKKFTNETEKQKSPSLLDPTSKLRVKHQAIKRPASKTKKPRAANKIAKTVEAVSLEMIPNETRDEAEIKILPHLEEKLEAVEPDKKCEEAASPKKFTNETEKQKPPSLLDPTSKLKVKHQAIKRPASKTKKPTAAKKIAETVEVVSGEMIPNETRDGAEIKTPREMSVPSDIKCPASKTKKTTAAKKIAKSVEAVSGEMIPNDTKDETKIKILKEMSVPSDISENSNAPRNKPENFVEEEKENRPNVAEHDLVEERSVGNRTIKSSVKPANIKSKKMKHSPSISEFNARVKTEATCFILSGHRLQRKEFQQVIKCLKGRVCRDSHKWSYQATHFIVPDPIRRTEKFFAATASGRWILKTDYLTASSQAGKFLPEEPYEWHKNHLTEDSGAINMEAPRKWRLLKERTGHGAFYGMRVVVYGDYFAPPLDTLKRAVKAGDGTILATSPPYTRFLNSGVDYAIVSPGIPDVDMWVQEFIKHEIPCVAADYLVEYVCKPGVSLKKHVLYDTEAWADRSFEKLQIKAEEIIEEVIPPKDCNDDDDDDDDVACQVCGSRERGNVMLICGDESGSVGCGVGTHIDCCNPPLTAVPEEDWFCPECSSAKKYSKNPKKKKKGALFSSKTK encoded by the exons ATGCTTGAAACCAATCACTCACCGCGAGTCTTTCGCGGTGTTCGTTTCACCCTCTTTGGTTTCGACCCTCTCACAGAAAGCAAG ATACGATTCAAACTTGTGAATGGCGGTGGAATTGATGCGGGGAAGAACACTGGGAATTGTACTCATGTTATTGTTCATAACCTTGTCTAT GACGATCCCGTGTGTGTTGCTGCAAGAGATGATGGAAAGACGCTGGTTACGGCATTGTGGGTTGAACACAGTGCTGATATTGGAATGGCCGTTGATGTTACATCG GTTATGTACAAACCGCTTAAAGACTTGAATGGAATTCCTGGTGCAAAAGATCTGTTTGTTTGCTTGACTGGTTATATACACCAGGATCGGGAAGACATTATG ACTATGGTTGGCTTGATGGGTGCAGGGTTTTCTAAGCCGTTGGTGGCAAACAAGGTTACTCATCTTGTATGCTACAAATTTGAAG GGGAAAAGTACGTACTTGCAAAGAGAATGGGCACAATAAAGCTAGTTAATCATCGTTGGCTGGAAGATTG CTTGAAGGATTGGGTGCTTCTTCCTGAAGACAAATATAACAAGAG TGGTTTTGAATTGGAGATAATGGTGGAAGAGGCTAAAGATTCTGAGGACGAGGCTGAAGATTCCAAGCTGGGGCAATTAGGGGGAAGGAATATAAGCAAAAGCCCCCCTGGTTCAAAATTTGGTACAGCTGTGACTCATGGATTGTCCAAAACTTTACGAGAGGAGGCATCAAATGCCATCCCAGATTCTACTGGTCCACAGGTCTTGCCAAACGTCAATAACGTTGAAGATCCTTCAACTATTACAAGAAATAAGAACAATTCTGATCAAGATGCAGACTTGAATAATGTTAGTGACTTGAAG GCACATGGCTTCCAGGATATAGGCATTACTGGAAATACAAGTTCATCTGCTCAGCAACCTAATCTGCGGGATGACACTTTGGAGACCGAGAAGTTAAGTCACACAAGATCAACTTCTACAAATGCTGACGGACTTGCACATTCAGATGAAAAGCTTGGTGCTGCGAGTTATTCTAGGAAGAATCAGAAGGGATTTACCTTTTCAAGGGTATCAGACGAATATGAAGGTAGAGAAGGCAACAACCTTGAAACCCCTTCCACCAAGGTAGAAAAGGCATGTGAGGGAATCAAGTCTGCTTGTGTTGAAGGTTCTGGGAAAGAATCTGCTGTTATTCAAGAGGGTAATGGAAATAATTTATTGCCTCGAAAGAGGACAAATGAAGCTGCTGCTTCTACCAAATTAAAATCAAGAAAGATCACTGGTAATGCAAAATTGTCTATTGAAAGGACGCCGCTAAAAAATGGTAAATCTCAAGGATTAAAAGTCCCATCTGTGGTTGATGAACCACCTATGTCGGATGGCTTTCTTTCTGTTGGCAAAGATGGTATAAATAACTCAAATACTTGCTTGCTTGCTAAATCTGCAGCTTCTGCCTCCAACTCAGTGGCAATTAATAAGCCTATCTCAGGAAATGCAGAGTTGGCTCAATGTAATAATGCTTATCTGAGTTCAGCACAAAAGGCTGTTCAGAGCTTAAGTAAGTCTAAAACTAGTGGTGATCCTGATATAACAGGTTTTGGAATGGGACAAGGTGATAACAAAGCAGAGGAGCATAATATCACTACAAACCTTGATTTTTCATCACCAGGAAAGAAGTCAAAGAGTGAAGGGTTTGCTGGTCTTGATGATTGGGATTTAAGCAATGAAGAAAACGATAAGCTGGTTAGAAAGTCACCCTGCAAGAAATCAACTGTCAAGAGAACTTTGGGTTCTAGACCCAGAAAAGGTGTTACTGCTAAACTGAAGAGTTCAGTTTGCTTGAATAAAACTATGCATCAAGATGAAGGCGGAAGTTCTTCCAGTGGAAGCAAAGAAATAGCAACTGCGGGTGCTAAGAAGCGTCAGGCATCACCTCCAATCCTTGATGTTAACAAATTGATGGAGCAAAAGGCGGTTAGTGAATATGCAGAAGATAATGGTGGCAGAACTGATATTTTGGATGACGAAACAGAGGCTCCAGATGACAAATGTGAATCTGAGTTGGGTATGGCTCCTGAAGAAGAATTGGTTCATCTTTCAAAAAAACTTGACACCTCAACAGAAGAGAAGTTAGAAGCAGTTGAACCTGATAAAAAATGTGAAGTAATGCCTCCTAAAAAATTCACAAATGAAACTGAAAAACAGAAATCACCTTCACTGTTAGACCCAACCTCAAAGTTGAGAGTAAAGCATCAAGCGATAAAGCGTCCTGCTAGTAAAACCAAGAAGCCCAGAGCTGCAAATAAAATAGCGAAGACTGTAGAGGCAGTATCGTTAGAGATGATTCCTAATGAGACAAGGGATGAGGCAGAAATAAAAATCCTGCCTCATCTAGAAGAGAAGTTAGAAGCAGTTGAACCTGATAAAAAATGTGAAGAAGCAGCGTCTCCTAAAAAATTCACCAATGAAACTGAAAAACAGAAACCACCTTCACTCTTAGACCCAACCTCAAAGTTAAAAGTAAAACATCAAGCAATAAAACGTCCCGCTAGTAAAACCAAGAAGCCCACAGCTGCAAAGAAAATAGCGGAAACTGTTGAGGTAGTATCCGGGGAGATGATTCCTAATGAGACAAGGGATGGGGCAGAGATAAAAACCCCGAGAGAAATGTCTGTACCTTCTGATATAAAATGCCCTGCTAGTAAAACCAAGAAGACCACAGCTGCAAAGAAGATAGCAAAATCTGTTGAGGCAGTATCTGGGGAGATGATTCCCAATGACACAAAGGATGAGACAAAGATAAAAATCCTGAAAGAAATGTCTGTACCTTCTGATATAAGTGAGAACTCAAATGCTCCAAGAAATAAGCCAGAGAATTTTGTTGAAGAGGAGAAGGAGAATAGACCAAATGTCGCAGAGCACGATTTAGTGGAGGAAAGAAGTGTTGGAAATCGAACTATTAAATCTAGTGTTAAGCCAGCAAATATAAAGTCTAAGAAAATGAAGCACAGTCCATCTATATCAGAATTTAATGCAAGAGTAAAAACTGAAGCTACATGTTTTATCTTAAGCGGCCATCGTCTACAAAGAAAGGAGTTTCAACAAGTAATCAAGTGTTTGAAAGGAAGGGTTTGCCGTGATTCTCATAAGTGGTCATATCAGGCAACACACTTCATTGTTCCAGACCCTATAAGGAGGACAGAGAAATTTTTTGCTGCTACTGCATCAGGAAG GTGGATTCTTAAAACTGATTACTTAACTGCTAGTAGCCAGGCAGGAAAATTCTTGCCAGAGGAGCCTTATGAGTGGCACAAAAATCATCTCACTGAGGATAGTGGTGCCATCAATATGGAAGCTCCAAGAAAGTGGCGGCTGTTGAAAGAAAGAACAGGACATGGTGCCTTTTATGGGATGCGTGTAGTTGTTTATGGCGACTATTTTGCTCCACCTTTG GATACTCTGAAGCGTGCGGTCAAAGCTGGGGATGGAACAATATTGGCGACATCTCCTCCTTATACTCGCTTCCTTAATAGTGGGGTTGACTATGCCATAGTTAGCCCTGGCATCCCAGATGTTGATATGTGGGTCCAAGAGTTCATAAAACATGAGATACCTTGTGTTGCAGCAGACTACTTGGTTGAGTATGTCTGCAAGCCTGGAGTCTCCCTTAAGAAACATGTACTGTATGACACTGAAGCCTGGGCGGATAGGTCATTTGAAAAACTTCAAATCAAGGCAGAAGAGATTATTGAAGAGGTCATTCCTCCTAAGGATTgcaatgatgatgatgatgatgatgatgatgtagCTTGCCAAGTATGTGGCTCCCGGGAAAGAGGAAATGTCATGTTGATTTGTGGAGATGAAAGTGGATCTGTTGGCTGTGGAGTGGGTACCCATATCGATTGCTGCAACCCTCCGCTCACAGCTGTTCCTGAGGAAGATTGGTTTTGCCCAGAATGCAGTAGTGCTAAAAAATACTCAAAAAATCccaagaaaaagaaaaagggtgcaTTGTTTTCATCAAAGACCAAGTGA